In one window of Cellulophaga sp. HaHa_2_95 DNA:
- a CDS encoding MOSC domain-containing protein has translation MKVISTNLGKSTTILWNGKEEQTGIYKYPTSEAIQLLNEDVANDTVIDRKHHGGVHKACYLYSADQYPYWKNHYPDLEWDWGMFGENLTIEGLNESELRIGDTYKIGTSLVQITQPREPCYKLGIRFNDSKIIKKFVVHNYPGTYIKVLETGTVTTGDEMILVSQSENSLTINQYYQFLFAKTKDPEVVQLILSNDALPEYKKERLRNSLKTQ, from the coding sequence ATGAAGGTAATTTCAACCAACTTAGGAAAATCAACCACCATACTGTGGAATGGTAAAGAAGAACAAACGGGGATCTACAAATACCCTACTTCCGAGGCTATACAGCTCTTAAATGAGGATGTTGCCAATGATACGGTAATTGACAGGAAACATCATGGCGGCGTTCATAAGGCATGCTACCTTTATTCTGCAGATCAATATCCGTATTGGAAAAACCACTATCCAGATTTAGAATGGGATTGGGGCATGTTCGGCGAAAACTTGACCATAGAAGGTCTCAATGAGTCTGAATTAAGAATTGGTGACACGTATAAAATAGGTACTTCACTAGTCCAAATTACACAACCCAGAGAGCCTTGCTATAAATTGGGCATACGCTTTAATGATTCTAAAATCATCAAAAAATTTGTAGTCCATAACTATCCCGGCACCTATATTAAAGTTTTAGAAACAGGAACGGTTACCACCGGTGATGAAATGATACTTGTCTCCCAATCAGAAAATAGCTTAACTATAAATCAATACTATCAATTTTTATTTGCTAAAACTAAAGATCCTGAAGTGGTTCAATTAATTTTGAGCAATGATGCCTTACCTGAATACAAAAAAGAACGATTACGAAACTCACTAAAAACTCAATAA
- a CDS encoding TetR family transcriptional regulator C-terminal domain-containing protein has product MAKKSETKKITEDQIIGMYMDYVLEHEIVPKSIYKFCKAHTIPEEEFYNFFGSVEGLQAAIWEKFYINTVGVMAKNEDYESFSNQDKMLTFFFSMFELLTMNRSYVLFALKEHENMLKNLNQLKGLRSNIKTFASSLVADANADKSFKISKKSPQLYSEGTWVQFLFLLKFWMVDTSAGFEKTDMAIEKSVKTIFDIFENTPLESIIDFGKFLYKEKFA; this is encoded by the coding sequence ATGGCTAAAAAATCAGAAACAAAAAAAATCACGGAAGATCAGATTATAGGAATGTACATGGATTATGTTTTAGAACATGAGATTGTACCAAAATCTATTTACAAGTTTTGTAAAGCGCACACGATACCAGAAGAAGAGTTTTACAACTTTTTTGGTTCAGTAGAAGGATTACAAGCTGCCATATGGGAAAAGTTTTATATCAATACTGTTGGCGTCATGGCTAAAAATGAGGATTACGAGTCATTTTCAAATCAAGATAAAATGCTCACCTTCTTTTTCTCTATGTTTGAACTACTTACCATGAATAGGAGTTATGTGCTTTTTGCCTTGAAAGAGCATGAAAATATGTTGAAGAATTTAAACCAGTTGAAAGGACTGAGATCTAACATAAAAACATTTGCTTCTTCTTTAGTCGCAGATGCTAACGCAGATAAATCATTTAAAATTTCAAAGAAAAGCCCACAGCTTTACAGTGAAGGTACTTGGGTTCAATTTTTATTCTTGCTTAAATTTTGGATGGTAGATACCAGTGCTGGATTTGAAAAAACAGATATGGCGATAGAGAAATCTGTTAAAACCATTTTTGACATTTTTGAAAATACACCTTTAGAAAGTATTATTGACTTCGGTAAATTTCTATACAAAGAGAAATTCGCATAA
- a CDS encoding DUF885 family protein, producing the protein MKKILLISFCLISLYSCKEEAKKEPAVAMHNTEFDSLLENYFEESLKLYPLNATSQGDVRYNDILPNFLSDEFIASENKFYSDYKQKLAEVNEESLTSSQQMSKDILLWECDRNLERLGFREELLPINQMWTMQLMMGQLASGASSQPFKTVADYDNWLKRLDAYTTWLASAKVRMEEGMKTGHVLPKSLVLKVTPQLKDMTERDLDKHLFFSPIKNIPESFSDIDTDRLTEAYSAMISEKIIPAYQNLYDFMNTEYMAAARTTSGIEGIPNGKEYYDYSIKLYTTTDMTADEIHQLGLSEVARISSEMEKIKKEVGFEGDLKAFFDFVRNKKELMPFTSPEQVIENFNKIHERMKPQVDKLFGKQPKTPFEVRRTEAFREASASAEYNPGSIDGTRPGIFYTPIPDVTKYNMYSDEDLFLHEAIPGHHFQISLTQENEELPKFRKTLWYSAYGEGWALYTESLGKELGLYTDPYQYFGMLGAEMHRAIRLVVDTGLHSKGWTREQAIEYSLANEAESEAGITSEIERYMANPGQALSYKIGQLKIIELRAKAEKELGDKFDIKEFHNQVLETGCVPLALLENKINNWISNSK; encoded by the coding sequence ATGAAAAAAATTCTACTAATCAGCTTCTGCCTAATCAGCCTATACTCTTGTAAAGAAGAGGCTAAAAAAGAACCTGCTGTTGCTATGCACAATACAGAGTTTGACAGCTTACTCGAAAACTATTTTGAGGAGAGCCTAAAACTATATCCTTTAAATGCAACCTCACAAGGAGATGTGCGTTACAATGATATTTTACCTAATTTTTTAAGTGACGAATTCATTGCCTCTGAAAATAAATTTTATTCGGACTATAAACAAAAACTAGCGGAAGTTAATGAGGAATCGCTTACGTCTAGCCAACAAATGAGTAAAGACATTTTACTTTGGGAATGCGATCGTAATTTAGAACGTTTAGGTTTTAGAGAAGAACTACTCCCTATCAATCAAATGTGGACCATGCAATTAATGATGGGACAATTAGCTAGTGGTGCAAGCTCGCAGCCCTTTAAAACAGTTGCAGATTATGACAATTGGTTAAAAAGGTTAGATGCCTATACCACGTGGTTAGCCAGTGCTAAAGTAAGAATGGAAGAAGGTATGAAAACAGGTCATGTTCTGCCAAAATCATTAGTACTGAAAGTTACACCACAACTAAAAGACATGACAGAGCGCGATTTGGACAAACATTTGTTCTTCTCTCCAATAAAAAATATTCCAGAAAGCTTTTCTGATATTGACACAGACCGCCTGACAGAAGCCTATTCTGCTATGATTTCAGAAAAGATTATTCCTGCATACCAAAATCTATATGACTTTATGAATACGGAATATATGGCCGCAGCTAGAACAACTAGTGGCATAGAAGGTATTCCTAATGGAAAGGAATACTACGACTATTCTATAAAACTATATACGACCACAGACATGACCGCTGATGAAATTCACCAATTAGGTCTAAGTGAAGTAGCACGTATTTCTTCTGAAATGGAGAAAATTAAAAAAGAAGTTGGTTTTGAAGGAGATTTAAAAGCCTTCTTTGATTTTGTACGTAATAAAAAAGAATTAATGCCTTTTACTTCTCCAGAGCAAGTTATTGAAAACTTCAATAAAATTCATGAGAGAATGAAACCTCAAGTGGATAAACTTTTTGGAAAACAACCCAAAACACCTTTTGAAGTTAGGAGAACAGAAGCATTCAGAGAGGCGTCTGCCAGCGCAGAATACAATCCTGGATCTATTGATGGCACGCGACCAGGTATTTTTTATACCCCAATACCAGACGTTACTAAATACAATATGTATTCTGATGAAGACTTGTTTTTACATGAAGCCATTCCTGGGCACCACTTTCAAATTTCATTAACACAAGAAAATGAGGAGCTTCCTAAGTTTAGAAAAACATTATGGTATAGCGCTTACGGAGAAGGTTGGGCATTATATACCGAGTCTTTAGGTAAAGAACTTGGATTATACACAGATCCTTACCAATATTTTGGAATGTTAGGAGCAGAAATGCATAGAGCAATACGTTTGGTGGTAGATACAGGTTTGCATTCTAAAGGATGGACCAGAGAGCAAGCAATTGAATATTCTCTAGCTAACGAAGCAGAATCTGAGGCTGGTATAACTTCTGAAATTGAGCGTTACATGGCTAATCCTGGGCAAGCCTTATCCTATAAAATAGGACAACTTAAAATTATAGAGTTACGCGCTAAAGCAGAAAAAGAATTAGGAGACAAATTTGATATTAAAGAATTTCACAATCAAGTGCTAGAAACAGGCTGTGTGCCTTTAGCCTTATTGGAAAACAAAATTAATAACTGGATTTCAAATTCTAAATAA
- a CDS encoding AarF/ABC1/UbiB kinase family protein, producing the protein MKTLDKIPTGKIERAGKLVKTGVKIGGNYVKYYSKKLVNPELSKDELNEDNAGDIYDGLKSLKGSALKVAQMLSMEKNILPSAYVEKFSLSQFSVPPLSAPLVRKTFKKYLGKYPEEVYDTFDKDSINAASIGQVHKATKDGKTLAVKIQYPGVSESISSDLAIVKPIAIRMFNLKGKDSDKYFKEVENKLVEETNYILEMKQSQEITKACTVIPNMEFPEYYPKLSSERIITMDWMNGIHLSEFAKTDFSAAEGNTLGQALWDFYMFQIHGLRKVHADPHPGNFLVSKDNTLIAIDFGCIKEVPDEFYIPYFELAKKEVIENDTHFMEKLYELEILTPTDSEDEIIFFKALFKEMLLLFTSPFNGDTFDFGSDDFWHQIADLSQRYSKDDQIRKMNGNRGSKHFLYMNRTFFGLFNLLHDLKAKVEVNNFRQYLD; encoded by the coding sequence ATGAAAACATTAGACAAAATTCCTACTGGTAAAATAGAAAGAGCAGGAAAGCTCGTGAAAACAGGGGTTAAAATAGGTGGTAATTACGTAAAATATTACAGTAAGAAGTTGGTAAACCCGGAGTTATCAAAAGATGAGCTCAATGAAGATAATGCGGGTGATATTTATGACGGACTCAAAAGCTTAAAAGGTAGTGCGCTTAAAGTAGCACAAATGCTAAGCATGGAGAAAAACATTCTTCCTTCTGCTTATGTAGAAAAGTTTTCATTATCTCAGTTTTCAGTTCCTCCGCTATCTGCCCCGTTGGTGCGCAAAACGTTCAAAAAGTATTTAGGGAAATACCCTGAGGAAGTATATGATACTTTTGATAAAGATTCTATAAATGCAGCGAGTATAGGTCAGGTGCATAAGGCTACCAAAGATGGGAAAACCTTGGCAGTAAAAATTCAGTATCCAGGGGTGTCAGAAAGTATATCTAGTGATTTGGCTATTGTTAAACCTATAGCCATACGCATGTTTAACTTAAAAGGTAAAGATTCAGATAAATATTTTAAAGAAGTAGAGAATAAACTGGTTGAAGAAACCAACTATATTCTTGAAATGAAGCAGAGTCAAGAAATAACAAAAGCATGTACGGTAATTCCGAATATGGAATTCCCAGAATATTATCCAAAATTGTCTAGTGAACGGATTATTACTATGGACTGGATGAATGGGATTCATTTAAGTGAGTTTGCTAAAACAGATTTTAGCGCAGCGGAAGGAAATACATTGGGGCAGGCTTTATGGGATTTCTATATGTTCCAAATTCACGGCCTAAGAAAAGTACACGCAGACCCGCATCCAGGAAATTTCTTAGTGAGCAAAGACAACACACTTATTGCGATAGATTTTGGTTGCATTAAAGAAGTGCCAGATGAATTCTACATACCTTACTTCGAACTTGCGAAGAAAGAGGTTATTGAAAATGATACGCATTTTATGGAAAAACTGTATGAACTAGAAATTCTTACTCCTACAGATTCTGAAGATGAAATTATATTTTTCAAGGCATTGTTTAAAGAGATGTTACTGTTGTTCACATCGCCTTTTAATGGAGATACTTTTGATTTTGGTTCTGATGATTTTTGGCATCAAATTGCCGATTTAAGTCAGCGGTATTCTAAAGATGATCAGATTAGGAAAATGAATGGTAATAGAGGTTCTAAGCATTTTTTGTATATGAATAGAACGTTCTTCGGACTCTTTAATTTACTGCACGATTTAAAAGCTAAAGTTGAGGTTAATAATTTTAGACAATATTTGGATTAA
- the htpG gene encoding molecular chaperone HtpG, translated as MATGKINVSVDNIFPLIKKFLYSDHEIFLRELISNATDATLKLKHLTSIGEASVEYGNPIIEIKVDKEGKKIHIIDQGLGMTEDEVKKYINEVAFSGAEEFLDKYKDSAKDSGIIGHFGLGFYSAFMVASKVEIITKSFKDEPAVHWSCDGSPNFDLEPSDKTERGTEIVLHVADDSTEFLEDHRINELLSKYNKFMPVPIKFGTKTETLPKPEGAKEEDAAPTEEVDNIINNPTPAWTKQPADLETKDYQEFYRELYPMQFEEPLFHIHLNVDYPFHLTGILYFPRLSNDLNTQKDKIQLYQNQVYVTDNVEGIVPEFLMMLRGVVDSPDIPLNVSRSYLQADGAVKKISSYITRKVADKLSSLFKNNREDFEAKWNDIKIVIEYGMLSEDKFFEKADKFALYPTVDGKFYTFEELQENLKANQTDKDGKLVILYASDKEAQHSYIEAAKAKDYQVLLLDSPIISHLMQKLETSKENISFTRVDADHIENLIKKDEEQISKLSDEEKETLKKELEETIANKSYTIQLEAMDSAASPFIITEPEFMRRMKEMQQTGGGGMFGMGNMPEMYNLIVNTNSPLVSEILTTKTAKKKERLINQSLDLARLSKGLLKGEELTNFIKRSYEMVK; from the coding sequence ATGGCGACAGGTAAGATTAATGTGTCCGTTGATAATATATTTCCTTTAATAAAGAAATTTCTTTACAGCGATCACGAAATATTTTTAAGAGAGTTGATTTCTAATGCGACAGATGCAACTTTAAAATTGAAGCATTTAACTTCTATTGGTGAAGCTTCTGTAGAGTATGGCAATCCTATTATCGAAATAAAAGTAGATAAAGAAGGAAAGAAAATCCATATTATTGATCAAGGTCTAGGTATGACCGAAGATGAAGTAAAGAAGTATATTAACGAAGTAGCTTTTTCTGGTGCTGAAGAATTTTTAGATAAATATAAAGACAGCGCAAAAGATTCTGGAATTATAGGCCACTTTGGTTTAGGTTTCTACTCTGCTTTTATGGTAGCTAGTAAGGTTGAAATTATTACTAAAAGTTTTAAAGACGAACCTGCAGTACATTGGTCTTGTGATGGTTCTCCTAATTTTGACTTAGAGCCTTCTGATAAAACAGAAAGAGGAACAGAGATTGTACTTCATGTTGCTGATGATTCTACAGAATTTTTAGAAGACCATAGAATTAATGAGCTTTTATCTAAGTATAATAAGTTTATGCCAGTTCCTATTAAATTTGGAACTAAAACTGAAACCTTACCAAAACCAGAGGGCGCTAAAGAAGAAGATGCCGCTCCTACGGAAGAGGTAGATAATATTATTAATAACCCTACTCCTGCTTGGACAAAACAACCTGCAGATTTAGAGACAAAAGATTACCAAGAGTTCTATAGAGAATTGTATCCAATGCAATTTGAAGAGCCTTTATTTCATATTCATTTAAATGTTGATTATCCGTTTCATTTAACTGGTATTTTATATTTCCCTAGGTTATCTAATGATTTAAACACTCAGAAAGATAAAATTCAATTATACCAAAACCAAGTTTATGTAACAGACAACGTTGAAGGTATTGTTCCGGAGTTTTTAATGATGCTTCGCGGGGTTGTAGATTCTCCAGACATACCGTTAAACGTATCTCGTTCTTATTTACAAGCAGACGGTGCAGTTAAGAAAATATCATCTTACATAACTAGAAAAGTAGCCGATAAGCTTTCTTCTTTATTCAAAAACAACAGAGAAGATTTTGAAGCTAAATGGAATGATATTAAAATAGTCATTGAATATGGTATGCTTTCTGAAGATAAATTCTTTGAAAAAGCAGACAAATTTGCACTGTACCCAACGGTAGATGGTAAGTTCTACACATTTGAAGAATTACAAGAAAACCTAAAGGCTAATCAAACAGATAAAGATGGTAAGCTAGTTATTCTTTACGCATCGGACAAAGAAGCACAACACAGTTATATAGAAGCTGCAAAAGCAAAAGACTACCAAGTATTACTTTTAGATTCTCCTATTATTTCGCATTTAATGCAGAAATTAGAAACATCTAAAGAGAATATTTCTTTTACACGTGTTGATGCGGATCATATTGAAAACTTAATTAAGAAAGACGAGGAGCAGATTTCTAAACTTTCTGATGAAGAAAAAGAAACTCTTAAAAAAGAATTAGAGGAAACAATCGCTAACAAATCATACACGATTCAGTTAGAAGCTATGGATAGCGCTGCGTCTCCTTTTATCATTACGGAGCCTGAATTTATGCGTCGTATGAAAGAGATGCAACAAACCGGTGGTGGCGGAATGTTTGGAATGGGTAATATGCCAGAAATGTATAACCTTATTGTAAACACCAATAGCCCATTAGTTTCTGAAATTTTAACTACCAAAACAGCTAAGAAGAAAGAACGATTAATAAATCAGTCTTTAGATTTAGCACGTTTATCTAAAGGGCTATTAAAAGGTGAAGAGCTTACAAACTTCATTAAGCGTAGTTACGAGATGGTAAAATAA
- a CDS encoding MauE/DoxX family redox-associated membrane protein yields MNYPFHLYLLAAIYVFAGVMHFIKPKTYLRIMPRYLPNPKLLVSLSGIAEIALGIGLCFPSTKNLSIYGIIAMLAVFLLVHFYMLSGKKEGAGIPRWILILRIPLQFGLMYWAYYYLPY; encoded by the coding sequence ATGAATTACCCTTTTCACTTATACCTCTTAGCCGCAATTTATGTATTTGCAGGTGTTATGCATTTTATTAAACCAAAAACCTATTTGCGCATTATGCCCAGATACCTTCCCAACCCTAAGCTTCTAGTATCTCTAAGTGGCATAGCAGAAATAGCATTGGGTATTGGACTCTGTTTCCCGTCCACAAAAAATCTATCTATTTACGGAATTATAGCCATGCTCGCTGTTTTTTTATTGGTTCACTTCTATATGCTTTCGGGCAAAAAAGAAGGTGCAGGTATCCCTAGATGGATTCTTATCTTAAGAATCCCGTTACAATTCGGATTAATGTATTGGGCATACTATTACCTGCCATACTAA